DNA from Deinococcus multiflagellatus:
CGTGCTCCAGCCCGCAATGCTGATCTGCAGGTCCAGGCCCCGCGCGGCAATCTCGGCGTCCAGGGTGTTAATGATGTTCTTGATCTCGGCGTCCTTGGTGCAGGCGAACTGCGCGGCGTCCAGCTTGTTGCAGGTGCTGCCGCTGGATTCCCAGTCAATGTCCACGCCGCTGGCGCCCAGGTCCTGCGCCAGATCCACCACGTGCGCGGCGTTGAAGTTGCTCCACTGGCTGCCCTGGCTGTAGGCCCAGCCCCCCACACTCACCCAGACCCGCGTGCCCCGCGCTTTCAGGGCGGCAATGTTGTTGCGCAGCGTCTGGGCCTGCGCGGCTGTGAACTTGCGCTGCCCGTTGGGTGTGCTGGCCCCTTCGGCAAACTCGAAGCCCGCCACCGCCTGATCAAAGGCGTAGCTGCCCTTGACATAGGTTGTATCTGGCCGCGCAAAAGCCAGGTTCAGATCGGTGTAGTAGGCGGGAATATTGCTGGTGGTGAGGTCACCCACGCTGGTCTGCCACGTGCCCGCGTAGCCCACGTAAATGGCCTTGCCTGCAGGCGGCGAGGGCGGGGTGGTACCAGCGATGTTGACCGTCACCGAGGCCGACGCCGACTTGGTGTTCCCCGCCGCATCAAACGCTTTGGCCGTGTACGTCCGCGTGCCATTGTTCGCACTGCTGACCGTCTCACTCGCCGTATACGGCGCGCTCGTATCGGTGCCCAGCAAGGTCGAGCCCTGATAGAACTCCACCTTCGTCACCCCCACGTTATCCGTGGCACTTGCACTCAGACTCACGGCACCCGCACTGGTCACCGTACTCGGGCTCGCGGTCAGACTGACCGTCGGGGTGGTGGTGTCGCCTGTTGGTGGAGGCGTGGTGCCGCCAGAACAACTCGCACCGTTCAAGGTGCAGGTGTTGACGCCGGTGAGTTGCCCGGTGCCGTCGTAGTTGATGACCACGCTGCCGCCGGCGGGGATGGTGGCGCCGCCCCAGGTGTTGGGGGTGATGGTGTACAGCCCACTGCTGTCTTTGCTGATGCTGCCGCCCGCGCCCCAGACGGACGCACCAGCAGCGGCGTTGCCATTGAACTTGAACTTGAGGGTCCAGCCCTGAATCGCGGTCGGGCCAGGGTTGCTCAGGGTGATGCGGCCGGAAAAGCCGCTGTCCCACGCCCCCGTGCTGTCAAACGTCGCGCTCGGCCCTGTCGCCTGCGCCTGCAACCTCGGCCCGCTCTGCGCGGCAGGCGCCGATGGACCGGGCAATTGCGAACAGGCGGCCAGCGCCAGACTGGCAGTCAACACCAGCAGTGAACGTATACGTGGAAATCGGTACACAGGAAGCCCTCCTTTGGCAGTGGAGACGGCAGACGGCGCCCACGGCAGGGCCCCCATCCAGTTGTCGTGTGTGGAACGCTCCCATTCATACATGGCCACAAATGAGGCATGTGAAAATAAATTCCGAACATCTAGACAGGAATAAGGAGATTGTACATATAGCAGCTGTCCGGGGCACATATTTCCTACCACAGATATCAAGGTATGAAGTTTTCCTCCGGACCAAGCGCAAGGAGTGTTGAAAATTATTTTCAAAAAAAGACCTTTATGTTGAGGTTTGGCGACAGCAGG
Protein-coding regions in this window:
- a CDS encoding Ig-like domain-containing protein yields the protein MYRFPRIRSLLVLTASLALAACSQLPGPSAPAAQSGPRLQAQATGPSATFDSTGAWDSGFSGRITLSNPGPTAIQGWTLKFKFNGNAAAGASVWGAGGSISKDSSGLYTITPNTWGGATIPAGGSVVINYDGTGQLTGVNTCTLNGASCSGGTTPPPTGDTTTPTVSLTASPSTVTSAGAVSLSASATDNVGVTKVEFYQGSTLLGTDTSAPYTASETVSSANNGTRTYTAKAFDAAGNTKSASASVTVNIAGTTPPSPPAGKAIYVGYAGTWQTSVGDLTTSNIPAYYTDLNLAFARPDTTYVKGSYAFDQAVAGFEFAEGASTPNGQRKFTAAQAQTLRNNIAALKARGTRVWVSVGGWAYSQGSQWSNFNAAHVVDLAQDLGASGVDIDWESSGSTCNKLDAAQFACTKDAEIKNIINTLDAEIAARGLDLQISIAGWSTGAYYVKGTPWEEGKVQWGSPFGGTMYRVVRDLAAKIDRVNLMSYDGGTYYDPREGYESYRAIYGGPIAMGLEVAPEGSGGAILKLNAEPGTVYDAEMNTGTNNEATRYYNVETLATYMKNKGRPGDGMMLWQVWKERVYAKPPAGAAGVNATGQKVCQILAVNANCSGAVPDLPPAP